In one Candidatus Absconditicoccus praedator genomic region, the following are encoded:
- the mnmA gene encoding tRNA 2-thiouridine(34) synthase MnmA: MKKILVGLSGGVDSAVTAYLLQKQGYDITAGFMINYLADNGNCPTKQDIQEAKKVANFLGINFFSFDYQKEYWDKIVEYIFEGYKHGYTPNPDILCNTEIKFKLFLEEALNLGFDGIATGHYANIVESNKNETKSRPGLKKLLKGKDPVKDQSYFLAGLEQWQLSKALFPIGNMEKNEVRQIAKEIGLPNADRKDSQGLCFIGKVDMKSFLRQKLPIRKGKIIDTGGNILGEHDGAWFFTIGQRRGIGVSGPNPLYIVDKDVDNNTITVGEEKDLNLFSKELTTASRHWLSEKLDFPQTGYGRIRHGQELQKCEIFDFGDGKVKAVFENKQRAIASGQTFAFYQGEELVGSGVIA, translated from the coding sequence ATGAAAAAAATACTGGTATGATTATCTTGAGGAGTAGATAGTGCTGTAACTGCTTATTTGCTCCAAAAGCAATGATACGATATCACAGCATGATTTATGATAAACTACCTAGCTGATAATGGCAACTGTCCTACCAAGCAAGACATCCAAGAAGCCAAAAAAGTTGCCAATTTTTTGTGAATAAATTTTTTTAGTTTTGATTATCAAAAGGAGTATTGGGACAAAATTGTAGAATATATTTTTGAATGATACAAACACTGATACACCCCCAATCCAGATATTTTGTGCAACACTGAAATCAAATTCAAATTATTCTTGGAAGAAGCCTTAAATCTTGGATTTGATGGGATTGCTACAGGGCATTATGCTAATATTGTTGAAAGCAACAAAAATGAAACTAAATCAAGGCCTGGCTTGAAAAAACTATTGAAATGAAAAGACCCTGTCAAAGATCAGTCTTACTTTTTGGCAGGTCTGGAGCAATGGCAATTATCAAAAGCATTATTCCCTATTTGAAATATGGAAAAAAACGAAGTAAGACAAATTGCTAAAGAAATAGGACTACCAAATGCGGACAGGAAAGACAGTCAAGGTTTGTGTTTTATATGAAAAGTAGACATGAAAAGTTTTCTTAGACAAAAGCTACCTATTAGAAAATGAAAGATAATTGATACCTGATGAAATATACTTTGAGAGCACGATGGAGCATGGTTTTTCACAATATGACAAAGAAGAGGAATTTGAGTTTCTGGGCCAAATCCTTTGTACATAGTAGACAAAGATGTAGACAACAACACAATCACTGTATGAGAAGAAAAAGATTTGAATTTGTTTAGCAAAGAGTTAACAACTGCCAGTCGACATTGGCTTTCTGAAAAATTAGATTTTCCACAAACTGGATACGGGAGAATTAGACACTGACAAGAATTACAAAAATGTGAAATTTTTGATTTTTGAGATGGGAAAGTAAAAGCTGTTTTTGAAAACAAGCAAAGAGCTATAGCAAGTGGACAAACTTTTGCATTTTATCAATGAGAAGAACTGGTAGGAAGCTGAGTTATTGCTTAG
- a CDS encoding CPBP family intramembrane glutamic endopeptidase has protein sequence MFSNFFNEENYDINKSILGIGVFLLLYLMLNISLIAIYAFFPGFLEYIFSFFAQFPGSINLFILVIIQEIILLTMLLIGIYVWKNYNIQKLLHFSWNFFKKQMKENNFSKILWYGVGFYILYIVISGFLYLFLNFFDLKIPGFFGEQDVATTIGGIGTDFWYDYLLLFLAVGIIGPLVEEIIYRGFITKQLIKKRGGIIGGVLGAAIFALIHFERQVMGNLFILALFLSYIYYKTGSLTYCFAFHFIVNTTALMALFFGDHIEEFEETYNLVIFFV, from the coding sequence ATGTTTTCAAATTTTTTTAATGAAGAAAACTATGATATTAATAAATCAATTTTATGAATATGAGTGTTTTTATTGTTATATTTAATGTTAAATATAAGTTTAATTGCAATTTATGCTTTTTTCCCTTGATTTCTAGAATATATTTTTTCTTTTTTTGCTCAGTTTCCTTGAAGTATTAATCTTTTTATACTAGTTATTATACAGGAAATTATTTTACTAACAATGCTGCTTATATGAATTTATGTATGGAAAAATTATAATATACAAAAACTATTACACTTCAGTTGGAATTTTTTTAAAAAACAAATGAAAGAAAACAATTTTTCAAAAATATTATGGTATTGAGTATGATTTTATATTTTGTATATAGTAATATCTTGATTTTTATATTTATTTCTTAATTTTTTTGACTTAAAAATTCCTTGATTTTTTGGAGAACAAGATGTAGCTACTACTATATGATGAATCTGAACAGATTTTTGGTATGATTACTTATTATTATTTCTAGCAGTATGAATAATAGGACCATTAGTTGAAGAAATTATTTATAGATGATTTATTACCAAACAATTAATTAAAAAACGAGGTTGAATAATATGATGAGTTTTATGAGCTGCAATATTTGCTTTGATACATTTTGAACGGCAAGTAATGGGAAATCTATTTATATTAGCTTTATTTTTATCTTATATATACTATAAAACTTGATCTTTAACATATTGTTTTGCATTCCATTTTATTGTAAATACTACTGCTTTAATGGCATTATTTTTTGGTGATCATATAGAAGAATTTGAAGAAACTTATAATTTAGTAATATTTTTTGTGTAA
- a CDS encoding tyrosyl-DNA phosphodiesterase 1, whose product MESSKKIDQGFGMIQNGFDPVEANAESTIVAAREAFEVLHITDILDYLKAEGIRVCDALIDGVLRIDFENSAIYFKDTLITTYEEATKMMDVLRKYGY is encoded by the coding sequence ATGGAATCTTCAAAAAAAATTGATCAATGATTTGGTATGATTCAAAATTGATTTGATCCTGTAGAGGCAAATGCTGAATCTACTATAGTTGCTGCAAGAGAAGCTTTTGAAGTGTTGCACATTACAGATATTCTTGATTATCTTAAGGCAGAAGGTATAAGAGTTTGTGATGCGCTGATAGATGGAGTTTTGAGAATAGATTTTGAAAATTCTGCGATATATTTCAAGGATACTCTTATCACAACTTATGAAGAAGCAACTAAAATGATGGATGTTTTGAGGAAATATGGTTATTAA
- the dtd gene encoding D-aminoacyl-tRNA deacylase, translating to MKLVIEYVKNATVKSGEKTNKIGEGLLVYVGVMQDDIERPEVLDKVAKKLANLRIISDENGKIDKSLKDTNGQILLISNFTLGGRNSKGNKLDFLHSANFEEAKEIFGKLVNELEKYELAVKTGFFGEHMEVSHTKLGPLTYFLEF from the coding sequence ATGAAATTAGTAATAGAATATGTAAAAAATGCCACTGTAAAATCAGGAGAAAAAACAAATAAAATTTGAGAATGACTTTTGGTGTATGTTGGAGTAATGCAAGATGATATAGAAAGACCTGAAGTTTTGGATAAAGTTGCCAAAAAACTTGCAAACCTAAGAATCATAAGTGATGAAAACTGAAAAATTGACAAATCTTTGAAGGATACAAACTGACAGATACTTTTGATTTCAAACTTTACACTATGATGAAGGAACTCAAAATGAAACAAACTAGACTTCTTGCATTCTGCAAATTTTGAGGAAGCCAAGGAAATTTTTGGAAAGTTAGTAAATGAACTTGAAAAATATGAACTTGCCGTTAAAACATGATTTTTTGGAGAACATATGGAAGTAAGCCATACTAAACTTTGACCTTTGACCTACTTTTTGGAGTTTTAA
- a CDS encoding GlpM family protein, whose translation MDYLFLLLKFFVGGGVIVAVTVLADYVSPKWGGVIMVAPIITFLSIIFVYMQTDTNNTKNLILNSIIYLFPTLIFLVSMYFCIDKMHIAISLLVSYIIWFTSVMMINFLLLGGQ comes from the coding sequence ATGGATTATTTGTTTTTATTATTGAAATTTTTTGTAGGTGGTGGAGTAATAGTTGCTGTTACAGTGCTTGCAGATTATGTAAGTCCAAAGTGGTGATGAGTAATTATGGTTGCTCCTATTATTACCTTCCTTTCAATAATTTTTGTATATATGCAAACAGATACAAACAACACCAAAAACCTTATACTAAATTCTATAATATATCTTTTCCCAACCCTTATATTTTTGGTAAGTATGTATTTTTGTATAGATAAAATGCATATCGCTATAAGTCTGTTGGTTTCTTACATAATATGGTTTACAAGCGTGATGATGATTAATTTTTTATTGCTTTGATGACAGTAA
- a CDS encoding non-canonical purine NTP pyrophosphatase, with protein MQVTLVTGNQGKLDEIKKIIHPKIELKSQDLDITEIQSQSLEEVSKNKAIQAYEKLKSPVLVDDTGVYFNKYPDFPGVFAKFVYQSLGKDGIKRLFDGLEDNSGSMQTVISYMDNSLSEPISFLGKAEGKFETHHIDEVPENSLPYNYIFVPNGWNQTVAQNYDLWKSDFSQRKKAIQQFNQYIGY; from the coding sequence ATGCAAGTCACACTAGTCACTTGAAACCAAGGAAAGCTTGATGAAATAAAAAAAATAATTCATCCAAAAATCGAATTAAAATCACAAGACTTAGATATTACAGAAATTCAATCCCAAAGCCTAGAAGAAGTATCCAAAAACAAAGCTATACAAGCTTATGAAAAATTAAAATCTCCTGTATTGGTTGATGATACTTGAGTTTATTTTAATAAATATCCAGACTTCCCCTGAGTTTTTGCAAAGTTTGTATATCAATCACTTGGTAAAGATTGAATCAAAAGGCTTTTTGATTGATTAGAAGATAATTCTTGAAGTATGCAAACTGTAATTTCTTATATGGATAATAGTTTGTCTGAACCTATTAGTTTTTTGTGAAAAGCTGAATGAAAATTTGAAACTCATCATATAGATGAAGTACCTGAAAATAGCTTACCATATAATTATATTTTTGTACCAAATGGATGGAATCAAACTGTTGCACAAAATTATGATCTTTGGAAGTCAGACTTTTCTCAAAGAAAAAAAGCTATACAACAGTTTAATCAGTATATAGGATACTAA
- a CDS encoding ribonucleoside-diphosphate reductase subunit alpha, producing MYWLNEYSRAFLNRGYMREGVEVEDRIKEIADKAEEILGKKGFSQKFYYYMSKGYYSLSSPVWSNFGLDRGLPISCFGSYLGDDMAQILFTHAEVGMMSKYGGGASGYFGDLRSRGSKIKDNGYSSGSVHFMQLFETLLDVVSQGSVRRGHFSPYLPVEHPDIEEFLKIGTEGNLIQKMTHGVTVTDQWLKEMKDGDAEKRAIWAEIIQRRNEMGYPYIMFVDTANKNTVDVYKDKGHKIHASNMCSEIMLPSNENWSFVCNLSSMNLYHYDEWKDTDAVETMVYFLDAVMSDFIIKLEKLRDSGEEKDQQAFAFIERAYNFAKQNRALGLGVLGWHSLLQSKMLPIDSKEASNLNLQIFRYLQEEAYKASEKLAQEYGEPKLLEGYGRRNATLMAIAPTTSSAFILGQVSQSIEPLWSNCYVKDVAKLKVTIRNKHLEDLLERKGYNTKDVWKTIRDNDGSVQHLSILTQDEKEVFKTFQETNQRTLIEQAAVRQRYIDQGQSLNLAINPSTPAKEINELYLYAWELGIKTLYYQHSVNAAQQFARSKQCESCEG from the coding sequence ATGTACTGGTTGAATGAATATTCTAGAGCTTTCCTAAATAGAGGTTATATGAGAGAATGAGTAGAAGTAGAAGATAGAATCAAAGAAATTGCTGACAAAGCAGAAGAAATTTTGTGAAAAAAATGATTCTCACAAAAATTCTATTATTATATGTCAAAATGATATTATTCTTTGTCTTCTCCGGTTTGGTCAAACTTTGGATTGGATAGAGGTTTACCAATTAGTTGTTTTTGATCTTATCTTGGTGATGATATGGCTCAGATATTGTTTACTCATGCAGAGGTAGGTATGATGAGTAAGTATGGTTGATGAGCTTCAGGGTATTTTTGAGATCTTCGTTCTCGTGGTTCAAAAATCAAAGATAATGGGTATTCTTCCTGATCTGTACATTTTATGCAATTGTTTGAAACATTGTTGGATGTGGTAAGTCAATGATCTGTTCGTAGATGACATTTTAGCCCTTATCTTCCTGTAGAACATCCTGATATAGAAGAGTTTTTGAAAATATGAACAGAAGGTAATCTTATACAAAAAATGACTCATGGAGTGACAGTTACAGACCAGTGGCTAAAAGAGATGAAGGATTGAGATGCTGAGAAAAGAGCTATTTGGGCTGAGATAATTCAAAGAAGGAATGAGATGTGATATCCTTATATTATGTTCGTGGATACAGCAAATAAAAATACTGTGGATGTATATAAAGACAAATGACACAAAATTCATGCAAGTAATATGTGTTCTGAAATAATGTTGCCTTCTAATGAAAATTGGTCTTTTGTTTGTAACTTATCATCTATGAACCTTTATCATTATGATGAATGGAAAGACACAGATGCTGTGGAAACAATGGTTTACTTTTTGGATGCAGTAATGAGTGATTTTATTATCAAACTTGAAAAATTAAGAGATAGTTGAGAAGAAAAAGATCAACAAGCATTTGCATTTATAGAAAGAGCTTATAATTTTGCAAAACAAAATAGAGCCTTGGGTCTTGGTGTTTTGGGTTGGCATTCTTTGCTACAAAGTAAAATGTTGCCTATAGACTCCAAAGAAGCTTCAAATCTAAACTTACAGATTTTCAGATACTTACAAGAAGAAGCATACAAGGCTTCAGAAAAATTAGCTCAAGAATATTGAGAACCAAAACTATTAGAATGATACGGTAGAAGAAATGCTACTTTGATGGCTATAGCTCCAACAACTTCTTCAGCATTTATACTTGGTCAAGTTTCACAAAGTATTGAACCTCTTTGGTCAAACTGTTATGTAAAAGATGTAGCAAAACTGAAAGTTACTATTAGAAATAAACATTTGGAAGATTTGTTGGAAAGAAAAGGTTATAACACAAAAGATGTTTGGAAAACTATTCGTGATAATGATGGTTCTGTACAACATTTGAGTATACTAACTCAAGATGAGAAGGAAGTATTCAAAACATTCCAAGAAACAAATCAAAGAACTTTGATAGAACAGGCAGCAGTTCGTCAAAGATATATAGATCAATGACAATCATTAAATCTTGCTATAAATCCTTCAACTCCTGCAAAAGAAATAAATGAACTTTATCTTTATGCTTGGGAACTATGAATAAAAACACTTTATTATCAACATAGTGTGAATGCAGCTCAACAATTTGCTCGCTCAAAGCAGTGTGAATCCTGCGAATGATAA
- a CDS encoding ribonucleotide-diphosphate reductase subunit beta translates to MSDYIKHIKKRSGKVVDFDISCIEKAISKAFDACNVVDKSDIEEIVQEVMHDLQILHKTRGDDYITVETIQDHVEKNLIKYNKYEVAKAYILYREKRANMRKRDIFKKRTNLKPYEYPELYEYVDAIRHSYWVHTEFNYTSDVQDFHTNVTDSEKAAIKKSMLAIAQVEVAVKAFWGDVYKKLPKPEIAAVGFTFAESEVRHMDAYSHLLEILGLNEEFDNIDQMPVLMERVKYLEGSKETSKSDDDREYSMSILLFSLFIEHVSLFSQFLIMMSFNKYKNLFKGISNAVEATSKEEHIHGLFGIDLINTIKEEHPEWFDEAYKNRIYNACYQAYESEKKVVEWILEDGELDFLPKEVIFEFIKNRLNNSLQSIGLEKAFEVDEKLVEQSDWFEDEIMTTKHNDFFNKRSINYNKRSKSITSDDLF, encoded by the coding sequence ATGTCTGATTATATCAAACATATTAAAAAAAGAAGCTGAAAAGTAGTAGATTTTGATATATCATGTATAGAAAAAGCTATAAGTAAGGCATTTGATGCTTGTAATGTGGTTGATAAAAGTGATATAGAAGAAATTGTTCAAGAAGTAATGCATGATCTTCAAATATTGCATAAAACTCGTGGTGATGATTACATAACAGTAGAAACTATACAAGACCATGTTGAAAAAAATCTAATAAAATACAATAAGTATGAAGTAGCCAAAGCTTATATACTATACAGAGAAAAGAGAGCAAATATGAGAAAAAGGGATATATTCAAAAAAAGAACAAATCTTAAACCTTATGAATACCCTGAATTGTATGAATATGTTGATGCTATAAGGCATTCTTATTGGGTTCATACTGAGTTTAATTATACTTCTGATGTGCAAGATTTTCATACAAATGTGACAGACTCAGAAAAAGCCGCAATTAAAAAATCTATGCTTGCTATTGCTCAAGTAGAAGTGGCTGTAAAAGCTTTTTGGTGAGATGTATACAAAAAACTTCCCAAACCAGAAATAGCAGCAGTTGGTTTTACTTTTGCAGAAAGTGAGGTTCGTCATATGGATGCCTACTCTCATCTTTTGGAGATACTTTGACTTAATGAAGAGTTTGATAATATAGATCAAATGCCCGTACTTATGGAAAGAGTAAAATATCTTGAATGATCCAAAGAAACTTCCAAAAGTGATGATGATAGAGAGTATTCTATGTCTATATTGTTGTTTTCACTGTTTATAGAGCATGTATCACTGTTTTCACAATTTTTGATAATGATGAGTTTCAATAAATACAAAAATCTTTTCAAATGAATCTCTAATGCGGTTGAGGCTACTTCAAAAGAAGAGCATATTCATTGATTGTTCTGAATAGATTTGATAAATACTATTAAAGAAGAACATCCAGAATGGTTTGATGAAGCTTATAAAAATAGGATATACAATGCTTGTTATCAAGCATACGAATCTGAGAAAAAGGTTGTTGAATGGATACTTGAGGATGGTGAATTGGATTTTCTACCTAAAGAAGTAATATTTGAGTTTATCAAAAATAGGCTCAACAACTCTTTGCAAAGTATATGACTTGAGAAAGCATTTGAAGTAGATGAAAAACTGGTTGAGCAATCAGACTGGTTTGAGGACGAAATAATGACAACTAAGCACAATGATTTTTTCAACAAAAGATCTATTAACTACAACAAAAGAAGCAAAAGTATTACATCAGATGACTTGTTCTAA
- the glmS gene encoding glutamine--fructose-6-phosphate transaminase (isomerizing), producing MCGIFGYKGNKEATNILLNGLGRLEYRGYDSAGIAFGGNNQNINSIKSIGRVGFLEGKVGKKEGNNFGIAHTRWATHGEVNIENTHPHTSQDGKTKIVHNGIIENHKQLRQQLEKNGYKFSSQTDSEVIAALIQENKDKDLLKTVENILHKLEGAYAFLVIHEDFPGQIIGVRYGSPLVFGYTDEGEFFFSSDVTALGGYTNNIIFMDDGDLIFVNNNDFLTKSEGKLVSKAIEKVDTENLVADKGDFQHFMLKEIFEQSQVMKEIFRGRVDFDNNSLQAEAFTQLDKYDFENIVFVGCGTSYHAGMLGSLRMQQIAGINASVEIASEFEYKNINIHPKTLYVFISQSGETADSISALNQVKKKGGKTLGLVNVVGSSIARQTDFGMFLRAGTEVGVASTKAFIAQISSILLLALYFGNKKSLSLIEFEKILKELKQIPDKIQEILEEKENIQTVAKDISKYKNFFFLGRNLQLPIAFESSLKFKEISYLHSEANGAGELKHGPLALIDENFPTVLINPNDYFFDKNISSMEEIKARKGKVIGIGDKDFHSDYFLKIPDSDYLLYPFLTTVVGQLLSYYVALELGNEIDKPRNLAKSVTVK from the coding sequence ATGTGCTGAATTTTTGGATACAAATGAAACAAAGAAGCTACAAACATACTATTGAATTGACTTTGAAGATTGGAATATCGTGGATATGACTCAGCTTGAATTGCTTTTGGATGAAACAACCAAAATATAAACTCTATTAAATCTATTGGAAGAGTAGGTTTTTTGGAAGGAAAAGTATGAAAAAAAGAATGAAATAATTTTTGAATAGCTCATACTAGATGGGCAACTCACTGAGAAGTAAATATAGAAAATACACACCCACACACAAGCCAAGATTGAAAAACCAAAATAGTTCACAACTGAATTATTGAAAACCACAAACAACTAAGACAACAACTTGAAAAAAACTGATATAAATTTTCTTCTCAAACAGATAGTGAAGTAATAGCTGCATTAATACAAGAAAACAAAGATAAAGATCTTTTGAAAACTGTAGAAAACATACTTCACAAACTGGAATGAGCTTATGCTTTTTTGGTGATTCATGAAGATTTTCCAGGACAAATAATAGGTGTTAGATACTGAAGTCCTTTGGTTTTTGGATATACTGATGAGGGTGAATTCTTTTTCTCTTCTGATGTAACTGCTTTGGGATGATATACCAACAATATTATTTTCATGGATGATGGTGATTTGATTTTTGTGAACAACAATGACTTTTTGACAAAATCTGAATGAAAGCTTGTAAGTAAAGCTATTGAAAAGGTAGACACAGAAAATTTAGTAGCTGACAAATGAGATTTTCAGCATTTTATGCTAAAAGAAATTTTTGAACAAAGCCAAGTGATGAAAGAGATATTTAGATGAAGAGTAGATTTTGATAATAATAGTTTACAAGCAGAAGCTTTTACTCAACTGGATAAATATGATTTTGAAAATATTGTTTTTGTAGGTTGTGGGACTTCTTACCATGCAGGTATGCTTTGAAGTTTGCGAATGCAGCAAATAGCATGAATAAATGCAAGCGTAGAAATAGCAAGTGAGTTTGAATACAAAAATATAAATATACATCCCAAAACTTTGTATGTTTTTATATCCCAGTCTTGAGAAACAGCAGACAGCATATCAGCACTAAATCAAGTAAAGAAAAAATGATGAAAAACTTTGGGACTAGTAAATGTGGTATGATCAAGCATAGCAAGACAAACTGATTTTGGTATGTTTTTAAGAGCTGGGACAGAAGTTGGTGTAGCAAGCACTAAAGCTTTCATAGCTCAAATTAGTAGTATATTGCTTTTAGCATTGTATTTTGGAAACAAAAAATCTTTGTCTTTGATAGAGTTTGAAAAGATTTTGAAAGAACTCAAACAAATCCCAGACAAAATACAAGAAATTTTGGAAGAAAAAGAAAATATCCAAACTGTAGCAAAAGATATTAGTAAATACAAAAACTTTTTCTTTTTGTGAAGAAATTTACAGCTTCCTATAGCTTTTGAGTCTAGTTTGAAATTCAAAGAAATCTCTTATCTTCATAGCGAGGCAAATTGAGCTTGAGAACTGAAACATTGACCATTGGCATTGATAGACGAAAATTTCCCTACAGTTTTGATAAATCCAAATGATTATTTTTTTGATAAAAATATTTCTAGTATGGAAGAGATTAAAGCAAGAAAATGAAAAGTGATATGAATAGGAGATAAAGATTTCCATTCTGATTATTTTTTGAAAATTCCCGACAGTGATTATCTGTTGTACCCATTTCTAACTACTGTAGTAGGTCAGTTACTTTCTTATTATGTAGCATTAGAACTTGGAAATGAGATAGATAAACCTAGAAATTTGGCAAAATCTGTGACTGTGAAGTAA
- a CDS encoding class I SAM-dependent methyltransferase — MKEDIKYIYNKIGEKFSNTRKKHRPEINIIKNYVGNQSKVLDLGCGDGRLVDYLDDDINYIGVDISDKLISIAQEKYPNKNFYVDDMINFLKKQNQQVYDNIIMLASFQHIPTQNERIMILKNIYKSLNYGGRLILVNWCFSGWFIRKYKKQLSKSLIKTILTCGIKSYKDIYIPWKTQEEELHRYYHIFSLKELNKLLKYSGLIIEKSEFTNGNGEFTKKFNNKRNSLVIAKKDILKSNN; from the coding sequence ATGAAAGAAGATATAAAATACATATACAATAAAATTTGAGAAAAATTCAGTAATACTAGGAAAAAACACCGACCAGAAATAAATATAATTAAAAATTATGTTTGAAATCAATCAAAAGTTTTAGATTTATGATGTTGAGATTGAAGGTTAGTTGATTATCTTGATGATGATATAAACTATATTTGAGTTGATATATCAGATAAGCTTATTAGTATTGCACAAGAAAAGTATCCAAATAAAAATTTTTATGTTGATGATATGATTAATTTTTTAAAAAAACAAAATCAACAAGTATATGATAATATAATAATGCTAGCTAGCTTCCAACATATACCAACACAAAATGAAAGAATCATGATCTTAAAAAATATATATAAAAGTTTGAATTATTGATGAAGATTGATATTGGTAAATTGGTGTTTTTCTTGATGGTTTATTAGAAAATACAAAAAACAATTATCTAAATCACTAATTAAGACAATATTAACTTGTTGAATAAAATCATATAAAGATATATATATACCTTGGAAAACTCAAGAAGAAGAACTTCATAGGTATTACCATATTTTCAGCTTGAAAGAATTAAATAAACTGTTAAAATACTCATGACTTATCATAGAAAAATCAGAATTTACTAATTGAAACTGAGAATTTACAAAAAAATTTAACAATAAAAGAAATAGTTTAGTAATTGCTAAAAAAGATATTTTAAAATCTAATAATTAA
- a CDS encoding ribonuclease H-like domain-containing protein — MYKKLSYNNLFEVKTGFITNLKKLYTNKRYTYLKEFLKDISKEGNIVYFFESNQPVFKITKQSNGFCLSDEKEKIQVELSEDEINKLHSQLKNDKQIKKSMKENKTITQRLFDEFREKKFETIEGKPYLVYDIETVGDINNLQTMKFMLGYSIISNENHIKTMKYRPVEEDAIKRFVEYMLNFDGWIIGYNNIHFDNPVSIYNANMGESEIDILNNKSIDLFQFIRNLTGKRIGLDKVSQNLISVGKTLESGQEGEKYLKQYMQNKDQEAYKKVKSYCKNDVKMTLGVLLYFLKHNYIHIGEKDFEYDIKKFVELANQQKSTKNKEVIDSLF; from the coding sequence ATGTACAAAAAATTATCATATAATAATCTTTTTGAAGTCAAAACATGATTTATAACAAATCTTAAAAAGTTATACACCAACAAAAGATATACTTATTTAAAAGAATTCTTAAAAGATATTTCAAAAGAATGAAATATTGTTTATTTTTTTGAATCTAATCAACCTGTTTTTAAAATAACAAAACAATCAAACTGATTTTGTCTTTCAGATGAAAAAGAAAAAATACAAGTAGAACTAAGTGAAGATGAAATTAATAAATTACACTCTCAACTAAAAAATGATAAACAAATAAAAAAGAGTATGAAAGAAAACAAAACAATTACTCAAAGATTGTTTGATGAATTTAGAGAGAAAAAATTTGAAACTATTGAATGAAAACCATATCTTGTGTATGATATTGAAACAGTATGAGATATAAACAATCTACAAACTATGAAATTTATGCTTTGATATAGTATAATTTCAAATGAAAACCATATAAAAACTATGAAATATAGACCTGTTGAAGAAGATGCTATCAAAAGATTTGTAGAATATATGCTAAATTTTGATTGATGGATAATATGATATAACAATATCCATTTTGATAATCCTGTAAGCATTTATAATGCTAATATGTGAGAATCTGAAATAGATATTTTAAATAATAAAAGTATCGATTTATTTCAATTTATTCGAAATCTTACCTGAAAAAGAATTTGACTTGATAAAGTATCTCAAAATCTTATTTCCGTTTGAAAAACACTTGAATCATGACAAGAATGAGAAAAATACTTAAAACAATACATGCAAAACAAAGATCAAGAAGCTTATAAAAAAGTAAAATCTTACTGTAAAAACGATGTAAAAATGACTTTAGGAGTTTTATTATACTTTTTAAAACACAATTATATTCATATTTGAGAAAAAGATTTTGAGTATGATATTAAAAAGTTTGTAGAATTAGCAAATCAACAAAAATCAACAAAAAATAAAGAAGTTATAGATTCATTATTTTAA
- a CDS encoding DUF2103 domain-containing protein yields the protein MKYNTGKIKTEHNILPEFIKTLEKIQKIDEIKRIIPGRIYRKQKGSSHKILSFSYYTDSGIKYIAKKGGTAQEIFIICQNEQKENIYKKINNIISEK from the coding sequence ATGAAATATAATACTTGAAAAATAAAAACAGAACACAATATTCTTCCAGAATTTATAAAAACACTAGAAAAAATACAAAAAATAGACGAAATCAAAAGAATAATACCATGAAGAATCTATAGAAAACAAAAATGATCAAGCCATAAAATATTAAGTTTTTCTTATTATACAGATAGTTGAATAAAATATATTGCAAAAAAATGATGAACAGCTCAAGAAATTTTTATTATTTGTCAAAATGAACAAAAAGAAAATATTTACAAAAAAATAAACAATATAATATCTGAAAAATAA